A genome region from Chryseobacterium sp. G0186 includes the following:
- a CDS encoding TolC family protein has translation MKKVWIIVFGLSCLGLSAQKKWSLKECVSYAVEHNLQVIQNQYTKQNQEYNLKAAKKDYLPSVSGSMMNGVSFGQGSLGAGSYRNDRFNNSIGVSADVLVYNNGRLEKNVRKLEFDVEASQYDIEAIKNDISVQIAQQYLTALLNKEIVKISQSAVENAKKQLDRAKITTQVGTTAQTVLAEAEAAWAREKQNLKTAEVNVGRALFAIAQLLQLEDYKDFDVENVEIPEALESQLVTADEVLTKAYDVQPQIKAAESRIRSAEAQTEVSKTAFWPTLTASAGLNTFYNNSFNLPPGIMQGSFFEQYSDQFGQSVGLSLNIPIFNKGKTKLQVEQSKLNESVSKITLEQQKQTVRQNIQKAQFDADANYESYLAALEAEKSSKLALDFADKSYAAGKTTIYDVNVARNNFANAQGSVAQAKYNYLFSLKLLNFYAGIPLSL, from the coding sequence ATGAAAAAAGTTTGGATTATCGTTTTTGGACTAAGTTGTCTGGGATTAAGTGCCCAGAAGAAATGGTCCTTAAAAGAATGTGTAAGCTATGCAGTGGAGCATAATCTTCAGGTTATCCAAAATCAATATACCAAGCAAAACCAAGAATACAACCTTAAAGCAGCTAAAAAAGATTATTTACCTTCTGTATCAGGGAGTATGATGAATGGAGTGAGCTTTGGACAAGGATCATTAGGAGCAGGAAGTTATCGAAACGATAGATTCAATAACAGTATTGGGGTAAGTGCTGATGTTTTGGTTTACAATAATGGAAGATTAGAGAAAAATGTAAGAAAGCTTGAGTTTGATGTAGAAGCAAGCCAATACGATATTGAAGCCATCAAAAATGATATCTCTGTACAAATTGCCCAACAATATTTAACAGCTTTGTTGAACAAAGAAATTGTTAAGATCTCTCAAAGTGCGGTAGAAAACGCTAAAAAGCAGCTTGACAGAGCAAAGATAACCACTCAGGTTGGAACTACGGCTCAGACTGTTTTAGCGGAAGCAGAGGCAGCTTGGGCGAGAGAAAAACAAAATCTTAAAACGGCAGAGGTTAATGTAGGAAGAGCTTTGTTCGCAATTGCTCAGCTTTTGCAACTTGAGGATTATAAAGATTTTGATGTAGAAAATGTAGAGATTCCTGAAGCATTGGAGTCACAGTTGGTAACTGCTGATGAGGTTCTTACAAAAGCTTATGATGTACAGCCTCAAATAAAAGCTGCCGAAAGCAGAATAAGATCTGCCGAAGCACAAACCGAGGTGAGTAAAACGGCATTCTGGCCTACATTAACAGCTAGTGCCGGTCTTAATACGTTTTATAATAACTCATTTAATCTTCCCCCAGGAATTATGCAGGGATCTTTTTTTGAACAATACAGTGATCAGTTTGGGCAAAGTGTAGGGTTGTCTCTTAATATTCCTATCTTCAATAAAGGGAAAACAAAATTACAGGTTGAACAGTCTAAGCTGAATGAAAGTGTTAGTAAAATTACCCTTGAACAACAGAAACAAACAGTAAGACAGAATATACAGAAAGCTCAGTTTGATGCTGATGCCAATTATGAATCATACCTTGCTGCTCTAGAGGCTGAAAAAAGCTCTAAGCTTGCCCTTGATTTTGCAGATAAAAGTTATGCAGCAGGCAAAACAACAATTTATGACGTGAATGTTGCAAGAAATAATTTTGCAAATGCACAGGGATCAGTAGCGCAGGCGAAATATAATTATCTTTTCAGTCTTAAACTATTGAATTTCTATGCAGGAATTCCACTAAGTTTGTAA
- a CDS encoding SprT-like domain-containing protein encodes MPIQSLEKYLPQNTLKYLRIWFSDYYIHIKVTRNRNSKLGDYRKLPDNSHEITVNSTLTPQLFFFVLTHELAHLIAFEKYGRKISPHGNEWKTTFRNMLLESLEIYDEDLKPIIVKFSKSPKANFMASPDLVRYFHTEKQDDSLSFIEELEKGEFFIYRNEKYLLEGLIKKNYLCKNLATGRKYSFKPLARVEKCS; translated from the coding sequence ATGCCAATACAATCATTAGAAAAATATTTACCACAAAACACACTTAAATATCTAAGAATTTGGTTTTCAGATTATTATATTCATATAAAGGTCACTCGAAACCGAAATTCTAAGCTGGGAGATTATAGAAAACTTCCAGACAATTCCCATGAGATTACCGTAAACTCTACGCTTACGCCACAACTTTTTTTCTTTGTGCTTACTCATGAGCTGGCTCATTTAATTGCTTTCGAAAAATATGGACGGAAAATTTCTCCTCACGGCAATGAATGGAAAACAACGTTTAGAAATATGCTGTTGGAAAGCCTTGAGATCTATGATGAGGATTTAAAGCCCATTATTGTGAAGTTTTCTAAATCGCCAAAAGCAAATTTTATGGCAAGTCCTGACCTTGTAAGGTACTTTCATACTGAAAAACAAGACGATAGCCTGAGTTTTATTGAAGAACTTGAAAAAGGAGAATTTTTTATATATCGCAACGAAAAGTATTTATTGGAAGGTCTGATTAAAAAAAACTATCTTTGTAAGAACCTGGCTACTGGAAGGAAGTATTCTTTTAAGCCACTAGCAAGGGTAGAAAAATGTAGCTAA
- a CDS encoding mannose-1-phosphate guanylyltransferase, producing MLKSDRYCVIMAGGIGSRFWPMSTQKFPKQFQDILGTGRTMIQQTYDRISKIIPKEHIFVITNKEYVALSHQQLPEIPEENIVGEPLMKNTAACNLYMANKIAEINQNATMIVLPADHLILKETVFLEKVELAFDLASKHDYLVTLGITPTRPDTGYGYIQFVEKKNSEYFKVKTFTEKPILEIAQSFLESGDFLWNAGIFIWNIKSIQHAFEMYLPEMMQHFMACEYNSEKENSCIETIYPKVQKISIDNGILEKAKNVYVIPSDLGWSDLGTWTSVYENTEKDTDGNAVKLKHLLTYNAKGNIIRLRNNNKAVIIDGLEDYIVVDTDKALLICPRSNDQLIKDYVLDLKNFKKGDKFM from the coding sequence ATGTTAAAATCAGATAGATACTGTGTGATAATGGCGGGAGGGATCGGCAGCCGGTTCTGGCCGATGAGTACACAGAAATTTCCAAAACAGTTTCAGGATATTTTAGGAACAGGACGCACCATGATTCAGCAAACCTATGACAGAATCAGCAAGATTATTCCTAAAGAACACATATTCGTTATTACGAATAAAGAGTATGTAGCACTTTCCCATCAACAGCTTCCGGAGATTCCGGAGGAGAATATTGTGGGTGAACCGCTAATGAAAAATACAGCAGCCTGTAACCTTTACATGGCCAATAAAATTGCTGAAATTAATCAGAATGCTACAATGATTGTTCTTCCGGCAGATCATTTAATCCTGAAAGAAACCGTATTTCTGGAAAAAGTGGAGCTCGCTTTTGATCTGGCATCCAAACATGATTACCTGGTTACCCTTGGAATTACTCCTACAAGACCTGATACCGGTTACGGATATATTCAGTTTGTAGAAAAGAAAAATTCAGAATACTTTAAGGTAAAAACCTTTACAGAAAAACCTATTCTTGAGATTGCTCAAAGCTTTCTGGAAAGCGGTGATTTTCTTTGGAATGCCGGGATATTTATCTGGAATATAAAAAGCATTCAGCATGCATTTGAAATGTATCTTCCTGAAATGATGCAACATTTTATGGCTTGTGAGTATAATTCTGAAAAAGAAAACAGCTGCATAGAAACAATTTATCCTAAGGTTCAGAAGATTTCTATAGACAACGGGATTTTAGAAAAAGCTAAAAATGTATATGTAATTCCTTCTGATTTAGGTTGGAGCGATCTGGGAACATGGACTTCAGTCTATGAAAATACAGAAAAAGACACGGATGGAAATGCGGTGAAATTAAAGCACTTACTGACCTATAACGCAAAAGGAAACATCATTCGGTTAAGAAATAATAACAAAGCTGTTATTATTGATGGACTTGAAGATTATATCGTTGTAGATACTGATAAAGCGCTTTTAATCTGTCCAAGATCTAATGACCAATTAATTAAAGATTATGTTCTTGACTTAAAGAATTTTAAGAAAGGAGATAAGTTTATGTAA
- a CDS encoding GNAT family N-acetyltransferase, with amino-acid sequence MSLKNQPNADKVYETERLILRPMSPEDKDLIFELYNAPKFIQYIGDRNIKTIEDAENYIKNRFMPQIERLGYGNYLVITKEGNHKIGGVGIFEREGLDIVDIGYSLLERFEGKGYAYEAAQKVKSIGMEEFGLSKISAIISKDNVSSQKLIEKLGLKFQKYITLPGEDEELNYYETE; translated from the coding sequence ATGAGCCTAAAAAACCAACCAAACGCAGATAAGGTTTACGAAACCGAACGCTTAATTCTCCGTCCTATGTCTCCTGAAGACAAGGATTTGATTTTTGAACTTTATAACGCACCCAAATTTATCCAATATATTGGGGATCGTAACATTAAAACAATTGAAGATGCAGAAAACTACATCAAAAATAGGTTTATGCCACAGATTGAAAGATTAGGTTACGGGAATTATCTTGTGATTACCAAAGAGGGAAACCATAAAATAGGAGGGGTCGGAATCTTTGAAAGAGAGGGGTTGGATATTGTTGATATAGGATATTCACTTCTGGAAAGGTTTGAGGGCAAAGGATATGCCTATGAAGCAGCTCAAAAGGTGAAATCTATAGGAATGGAAGAATTTGGATTGTCAAAAATCTCAGCAATCATTTCAAAGGATAACGTTTCTTCTCAGAAATTGATTGAAAAATTAGGGCTGAAATTTCAAAAGTATATTACCCTTCCCGGAGAAGATGAAGAGTTGAACTATTACGAAACAGAATAA
- the bcp gene encoding thioredoxin-dependent thiol peroxidase: protein MLKVGDKLPEFEGINQDGEAIASSKLIGKKLVVFFYPQASTPTCTVEACNLSDNYSMLEKAGFQLLGISGDSIKKQKNFHSKFAFPYDLIADENHDIIEKFGVWQEKKTFGKTYMGIVRTTFIFDENGICTRVIEKVTSKTAAQQILEQ from the coding sequence ATGCTGAAAGTTGGAGATAAATTACCTGAATTTGAAGGAATAAACCAAGATGGAGAAGCCATTGCTTCATCAAAACTAATCGGGAAAAAACTTGTCGTTTTCTTTTATCCACAAGCCAGTACTCCCACATGCACTGTAGAAGCCTGTAATCTGAGCGACAACTATTCCATGCTTGAAAAAGCAGGGTTCCAGCTATTGGGGATAAGCGGAGACTCTATAAAAAAGCAGAAAAACTTCCACAGCAAATTTGCTTTTCCCTATGATCTTATTGCAGATGAAAATCATGATATTATTGAAAAATTTGGGGTTTGGCAGGAAAAAAAGACCTTTGGTAAAACCTATATGGGCATTGTAAGAACCACTTTTATTTTTGATGAAAATGGAATTTGTACAAGGGTTATTGAAAAGGTAACTTCAAAAACAGCAGCTCAGCAAATTTTAGAACAATAG
- a CDS encoding endonuclease III domain-containing protein, producing the protein MTKKQRAELVQKELDKLYPITPIPLDHTDPYTLMVAVALSAQTTDKKVNQVTPNLFEVAGTPQRMAKLEEFQIKELIKEIGLSNTKAKNLKRMAELLLERHNGVVPQTYEELEALPGVGHKTASVVMSQGFGFQAFPVDTHIHRLMTQWKLTSGKNVVETERDAKKIFPEEVWNKLHLQIIFYGREYSPARGKGEKDFITKMMFEK; encoded by the coding sequence ATGACAAAAAAGCAAAGAGCTGAGCTCGTTCAGAAAGAACTGGATAAATTATATCCTATAACACCTATTCCGTTGGATCATACAGATCCCTATACTTTGATGGTTGCCGTAGCACTTTCTGCACAAACAACAGATAAAAAGGTGAATCAGGTTACCCCCAATCTTTTTGAGGTGGCCGGAACTCCACAGAGGATGGCAAAATTAGAGGAATTTCAGATTAAAGAACTCATTAAAGAAATAGGATTGTCCAATACGAAAGCCAAGAACTTAAAAAGAATGGCCGAATTGCTACTGGAAAGGCATAATGGTGTTGTTCCGCAGACTTATGAAGAATTGGAAGCACTTCCGGGGGTAGGGCACAAAACAGCATCTGTTGTGATGAGCCAGGGCTTCGGGTTTCAGGCTTTTCCTGTAGATACCCATATCCATCGCCTGATGACACAATGGAAGCTTACCTCAGGAAAGAATGTAGTGGAAACTGAGCGTGACGCCAAAAAAATATTTCCGGAAGAAGTCTGGAATAAACTTCATCTTCAGATTATTTTCTATGGTAGAGAATATTCCCCGGCAAGAGGAAAAGGAGAAAAGGACTTTATTACCAAAATGATGTTTGAGAAATAG
- a CDS encoding DinB family protein translates to MIIKSLQSLYNRDLNKLKAEIEAYQQEENLWKIDQSILNSAGNLCLHLVGNLNHFIGAHLGNTGYERHRELEFSLKNIPRTELIAKIEATISMVDSVLAQLPEEDLKKEYPLVVFEDTMTTDYFLIHLIAHLDYHLGQINYHRRLLDI, encoded by the coding sequence ATGATCATAAAAAGCTTACAATCTCTCTACAACAGAGATTTAAACAAATTAAAAGCCGAAATTGAAGCCTATCAACAGGAGGAGAACCTTTGGAAGATTGATCAAAGCATTTTAAATTCTGCCGGAAATTTATGTCTTCATTTAGTAGGAAACCTTAATCATTTCATAGGAGCACATCTTGGAAATACAGGCTATGAAAGACATCGGGAGCTTGAATTTTCCTTAAAGAATATTCCAAGGACTGAACTTATTGCAAAAATTGAGGCCACAATATCAATGGTAGATTCTGTTCTTGCCCAGCTCCCTGAAGAAGACCTGAAAAAAGAATACCCACTTGTGGTGTTTGAGGATACAATGACCACAGATTATTTCCTGATCCATCTGATTGCTCACCTGGATTATCATTTGGGACAGATCAATTACCACAGAAGATTATTGGATATTTAA
- a CDS encoding DUF885 domain-containing protein, which yields MKNILSKSILGLGLMIGLASCKKNDSPLTKVTPTNLDSIASNYYEQYLKLYPLEATSQGDLRYNDQLPINIDKDFISGEVAFYNSVQKQLESVDYKALSDEDKVVYDVLDYSLKDKIEAYAYHPEYIPFTQFGGLPLSFPLYGSGQGSQPFKTEKDYSDWLKRMEKFPEWMDAATENFREGINNKVVLPKKLIVKMIPQMKSEEITTSDMEKNIFYGPIKNFPKSFTQAQKDKFSALYKEAITKKIIPAYTKMGTFLEKEYLPKGRDTDGYNGLPNGNEIYSYYVKTWTTTKKSPEEINKIGLQQVAMLRAEMEKVKQQVGFSGTLEEFITFVKTDPKAMSYKTSKDVLNGFNGILAKITPKLKTMFNVTPKTKFEIRQTEKFREATASAEYVPGTPDGKRAGIFYVPIPDPTKFNVTSGMESLFLHEAIPGHHYQVSLQQENTKLPKFMRFGWFGAYGEGWAHYCETLGPEFGLYTDPYQKMGYLSDQMLRAVRLVVDTGLHTGKMSREEAIKYFLSNISYDEGAAVAEVERYMAMPGQALGYKIGSLRIRELREKYQKELGNKFNLASFHDEVLSQGCLPLDVLNRKMELWAKNQK from the coding sequence ATGAAAAATATTTTATCGAAAAGTATCCTGGGGCTAGGATTAATGATCGGTCTTGCCTCGTGCAAAAAAAACGATTCTCCCCTTACCAAGGTAACCCCTACCAATCTGGATTCCATTGCTTCCAATTATTATGAGCAGTATCTTAAACTTTATCCTCTAGAGGCTACCTCTCAGGGAGATCTAAGATACAACGACCAGCTTCCCATCAATATTGATAAGGATTTCATCTCAGGAGAAGTTGCTTTCTACAACTCTGTACAGAAACAGCTGGAGAGTGTAGATTACAAAGCTCTTTCTGATGAGGATAAAGTGGTATATGATGTATTGGATTACTCTTTAAAAGATAAAATTGAGGCCTATGCCTATCATCCGGAATATATCCCTTTCACACAGTTTGGAGGTCTTCCTTTAAGCTTTCCTTTGTACGGAAGCGGACAGGGAAGCCAGCCTTTTAAAACAGAAAAAGATTACAGTGACTGGTTGAAAAGAATGGAGAAATTCCCGGAATGGATGGATGCCGCAACAGAAAACTTCCGCGAGGGAATTAATAATAAGGTTGTTCTTCCTAAAAAACTGATTGTTAAAATGATTCCTCAAATGAAGTCTGAGGAAATCACGACTTCGGATATGGAAAAGAATATTTTCTATGGACCTATTAAAAACTTCCCAAAGAGCTTTACACAGGCCCAAAAGGATAAATTTTCAGCACTTTATAAAGAAGCCATCACCAAAAAAATCATTCCTGCCTATACTAAAATGGGTACATTTCTGGAAAAAGAATATTTGCCCAAGGGACGAGACACTGACGGATACAACGGTCTTCCCAACGGAAATGAAATTTACAGCTATTATGTAAAAACATGGACAACAACGAAGAAGTCTCCTGAAGAAATCAATAAAATAGGGTTACAGCAAGTAGCTATGCTTCGTGCAGAAATGGAAAAAGTGAAGCAGCAGGTTGGATTTTCCGGCACCTTGGAAGAGTTTATCACTTTTGTAAAAACAGATCCAAAGGCCATGAGCTATAAGACTTCTAAGGATGTTTTAAATGGGTTTAATGGTATTTTGGCTAAGATCACTCCAAAACTGAAAACCATGTTCAATGTAACTCCGAAAACGAAGTTTGAAATCAGACAGACAGAAAAATTCAGAGAAGCCACTGCAAGTGCAGAATATGTTCCCGGAACTCCGGATGGAAAAAGAGCTGGTATATTCTATGTTCCAATTCCTGATCCAACAAAGTTCAACGTAACTTCAGGAATGGAATCTCTTTTCCTGCATGAAGCTATTCCAGGGCATCATTATCAGGTTTCTCTTCAACAGGAAAACACAAAGCTTCCTAAGTTTATGAGATTCGGATGGTTTGGCGCTTATGGAGAAGGATGGGCACATTATTGTGAAACACTAGGCCCGGAATTCGGATTATACACAGATCCTTACCAAAAAATGGGGTATTTAAGCGACCAGATGCTGAGAGCTGTAAGATTGGTTGTAGACACAGGTCTGCACACCGGAAAAATGTCCAGAGAGGAAGCCATTAAATACTTCCTGAGCAATATTTCTTACGATGAGGGAGCTGCAGTGGCTGAAGTGGAAAGATATATGGCAATGCCGGGACAGGCCCTAGGCTATAAAATCGGATCTCTAAGAATTCGTGAATTGAGAGAAAAATATCAGAAAGAACTTGGAAATAAGTTTAACCTGGCAAGCTTCCACGATGAAGTACTAAGCCAGGGATGTCTTCCATTGGATGTTTTGAACAGAAAGATGGAGCTTTGGGCCAAAAATCAAAAGTAA
- a CDS encoding MotA/TolQ/ExbB proton channel family protein has protein sequence MLLTELSQILFAQIATPVVATDNLEFSFWKIMFHGGAFAKIVMVTVLLLGVFSLYLFFERFFFIKRLTSKTDSNFMNNIEDFIKAGKIEAATDYCKTQNSPEGRILEKGISRLGRPVSDIVSAMESQAQVEVANMEKNLNLLAVVPSIAPMLGLLGTVIGMIIAFFNLSHATGSFSPKTLSEGIYTALGQTAVGLAVAIPANFCYNILLTRIDKFVLKAQNMSGEFLDLINKPL, from the coding sequence ATGCTGTTAACGGAACTTTCTCAGATTTTATTTGCACAAATCGCTACACCCGTAGTTGCTACAGACAATTTAGAATTTTCATTTTGGAAGATCATGTTCCACGGAGGTGCTTTCGCTAAAATAGTGATGGTAACCGTATTACTGTTGGGAGTATTTTCATTATATCTGTTTTTTGAAAGATTTTTCTTTATTAAAAGACTCACTTCAAAGACAGATTCCAATTTCATGAATAATATTGAGGACTTTATTAAGGCAGGAAAGATAGAGGCTGCAACAGATTACTGCAAAACGCAGAACTCGCCTGAAGGAAGAATTCTTGAAAAAGGAATCTCAAGGTTGGGTCGTCCGGTTTCTGATATTGTAAGTGCTATGGAATCTCAGGCCCAGGTAGAAGTTGCTAATATGGAAAAAAACCTGAATCTTTTGGCTGTAGTTCCGAGTATTGCTCCAATGTTAGGACTTTTGGGAACTGTAATCGGGATGATTATTGCTTTCTTTAACCTATCTCATGCAACGGGATCTTTCTCTCCAAAAACGCTTTCAGAGGGTATTTATACGGCTTTAGGGCAAACAGCGGTAGGTTTGGCTGTGGCAATTCCTGCGAACTTCTGTTACAATATTCTTTTAACAAGAATTGACAAGTTTGTATTGAAAGCGCAGAATATGTCAGGAGAATTTTTAGACCTTATCAATAAACCTTTATAA
- a CDS encoding ExbD/TolR family protein codes for MKIQRRNKANPEFSLAAMTDVILLMLIFFMITSSAANQSAIDVNLPKAGAVEDNVPNPVTVSIKPDGSYFVDDNPVNKGELEQIVVDKLASQTNKSFTIRADENTMHKDVVFVMEIAEKHKFNIAIATVKDK; via the coding sequence ATGAAAATTCAGAGAAGAAATAAAGCAAACCCGGAATTCAGTTTAGCAGCGATGACAGATGTTATCCTGTTGATGCTGATCTTCTTTATGATCACATCATCTGCAGCCAATCAAAGCGCAATAGATGTGAATCTGCCGAAAGCCGGAGCTGTTGAAGATAATGTACCCAACCCTGTAACGGTAAGCATCAAACCGGACGGATCCTATTTTGTAGATGACAACCCGGTAAATAAAGGAGAGCTGGAGCAGATTGTGGTTGATAAGCTGGCGAGTCAGACCAATAAGTCTTTCACGATCAGAGCAGATGAAAATACCATGCATAAAGATGTAGTTTTCGTAATGGAAATTGCAGAAAAACATAAGTTTAACATTGCTATTGCAACGGTTAAAGACAAATAA
- a CDS encoding ferric siderophore ABC transporter substrate-binding protein: protein MRGYTANKNEENRDRIKSALLSILIWCGILLFVFLYKLKPELDKDPEVITTMLVNFGDNRNGNGVEEPAEQPGSLAAATEEVAPEPVETPVPETKTVVKPEPAPEPKKVETKEKVITGNNSKNTVAKKEESKKAEKKEATSTTASKNTKKAGATTANSKTGNGDGKGNAAIGNLIKGRGTKAGSQGTGTGIGNDGDPLGGDGNGDSKVGIDRKLVGYIPGTMGRGGAQPSHSCTVSGSITIAYTVDKAGNVVSARRAGGVSDPCVSSTSVAWVKKYVKAEKASTSSTGTYKITF, encoded by the coding sequence ATGAGAGGCTATACAGCAAACAAAAACGAGGAAAACCGGGATAGGATAAAGAGCGCATTGCTCTCTATTCTTATTTGGTGTGGCATTCTGCTTTTTGTTTTTTTATATAAATTAAAACCTGAACTTGATAAGGATCCGGAGGTCATCACAACTATGCTGGTTAACTTTGGAGATAACAGGAATGGAAATGGGGTTGAAGAACCTGCAGAACAGCCGGGAAGTTTAGCCGCTGCAACAGAGGAGGTTGCTCCAGAACCTGTTGAAACCCCTGTTCCGGAAACAAAGACCGTAGTGAAGCCCGAACCGGCACCTGAGCCGAAGAAAGTTGAAACAAAAGAGAAAGTTATTACAGGAAATAATTCGAAAAATACGGTCGCCAAGAAAGAAGAATCAAAGAAAGCTGAGAAAAAAGAAGCCACAAGTACAACCGCTTCTAAAAATACTAAAAAGGCGGGTGCTACTACTGCAAATTCTAAAACAGGAAATGGTGATGGAAAAGGGAATGCAGCCATTGGAAATCTAATTAAAGGAAGAGGAACAAAAGCCGGAAGCCAAGGAACAGGAACCGGAATTGGAAATGATGGAGATCCTTTAGGTGGTGACGGAAATGGAGATAGTAAAGTGGGAATTGACAGAAAACTGGTAGGATATATTCCCGGAACTATGGGAAGAGGAGGAGCTCAGCCATCTCACAGCTGTACAGTAAGTGGTTCTATTACCATTGCCTATACTGTAGATAAGGCCGGAAATGTAGTCTCAGCAAGAAGAGCGGGAGGTGTTTCAGATCCTTGTGTATCTTCTACTTCTGTAGCCTGGGTGAAGAAATATGTAAAGGCAGAGAAAGCCAGTACATCTTCTACCGGAACATATAAAATTACATTCTAA
- a CDS encoding nucleoside recognition domain-containing protein translates to MVLSRIWSAFIIIAITIASIKYISSSNYKTIFNDMVVGKGGDTVKIVSQPMNALSPIIKDSLMKKNDFADSRIHYKTDSLKQNVHVYRVQEADGVIGTSETAVKICLGLIGIMTLFMGFMSIAEKAGGINLLSRFIQPFFSKLFPEIPKNHPAFGHMLMNFSANLLGLDNAATPFGLKAMESLQTLNPNKDTASNSQIMFLCLHAGGMTLIPVSIIAIRASMGSKTPTDIFLPCMIATFAATLAAMIIVSLYQKINLLRPVVIAYVGGVSAIIGLLVVYLVQLSKDELDDFSKVLSNGLILFIFLAIVLGAVYKKINVFDAFIEGAKEGFTTCVKIIPYLVGMLIAISLLRTSGVFDVIIDGMKWVANMASLDPRFVDGLPTALIKPLSGSGARGMMVDTMATFGADSFQGKLAAVLQGSSDTTFYVIAVYFGAVAIKNTRYTVVAMLLADLVGVITSIILAYLFFA, encoded by the coding sequence ATGGTTCTCAGCAGAATTTGGTCGGCTTTTATTATTATTGCCATCACCATTGCCAGTATAAAATACATTTCATCAAGCAATTACAAAACCATTTTCAATGATATGGTAGTGGGAAAAGGCGGTGATACGGTGAAGATTGTATCCCAACCGATGAATGCCCTCTCTCCTATTATCAAGGACAGCCTGATGAAAAAAAATGATTTTGCAGACAGCAGAATCCATTATAAGACAGATTCCTTAAAACAGAATGTACATGTTTACCGTGTTCAGGAAGCAGATGGCGTCATTGGAACCTCTGAAACAGCCGTAAAAATCTGTCTTGGGCTGATCGGAATCATGACTCTCTTTATGGGTTTCATGAGCATCGCTGAAAAAGCAGGCGGAATTAATCTTTTGAGTCGATTTATTCAGCCTTTTTTCTCAAAATTGTTCCCTGAAATCCCTAAAAATCATCCGGCATTCGGGCATATGCTGATGAATTTCAGCGCCAATCTTTTAGGGCTGGATAACGCCGCCACTCCATTTGGATTAAAAGCCATGGAAAGTCTACAGACCCTGAACCCCAATAAAGATACTGCCAGCAATTCACAGATCATGTTTCTCTGTCTCCATGCGGGCGGAATGACCCTGATCCCTGTATCTATTATTGCCATCAGAGCTTCTATGGGATCCAAAACGCCTACTGACATCTTCTTACCCTGTATGATTGCGACCTTTGCAGCAACCTTAGCAGCAATGATTATCGTTTCACTATATCAGAAAATAAATCTTCTGCGTCCTGTGGTCATAGCCTATGTAGGAGGGGTTTCAGCAATTATTGGCTTATTGGTTGTCTATTTAGTACAATTAAGCAAGGACGAACTTGATGATTTCAGTAAAGTACTCAGCAATGGCCTTATCCTCTTTATTTTCCTTGCCATCGTACTTGGTGCCGTTTACAAGAAGATCAACGTTTTTGATGCCTTTATTGAGGGTGCAAAAGAGGGTTTCACTACCTGTGTAAAGATTATTCCTTACCTAGTTGGGATGTTGATTGCGATTTCCCTTTTAAGAACTTCCGGTGTCTTTGATGTTATCATCGATGGAATGAAATGGGTGGCTAATATGGCCAGCCTGGATCCTAGATTTGTGGACGGCCTTCCAACCGCATTAATCAAGCCTTTATCCGGTTCAGGAGCAAGAGGAATGATGGTGGATACCATGGCAACATTTGGGGCAGACAGTTTCCAAGGAAAATTAGCTGCTGTTCTTCAGGGAAGTTCAGACACCACTTTTTATGTGATTGCCGTTTACTTTGGGGCTGTAGCCATAAAGAACACAAGATATACAGTTGTGGCCATGCTTTTGGCTGATTTAGTAGGGGTTATTACTTCTATTATACTGGCTTATCTTTTCTTTGCTTAA